A portion of the Acidobacteriota bacterium genome contains these proteins:
- a CDS encoding type II toxin-antitoxin system VapC family toxin, whose amino-acid sequence MILIDSNIPMYLVGAAHPHKADAQRLLERFAIDNRRLVSDAEVLQEILHRYVAIDRRDAIQPAFDALLGVVDQVLPITAETLHSARDIVLGSPALSARDALHAAVMRQHEIQEILSFDRGFDDVPGIRRLGV is encoded by the coding sequence ATGATTCTGATCGATTCGAACATCCCGATGTACCTCGTGGGCGCCGCGCATCCGCACAAGGCCGATGCCCAACGGCTCCTCGAACGCTTTGCGATCGACAATCGACGGCTGGTGAGCGACGCGGAGGTGCTGCAGGAGATCCTGCATCGCTACGTCGCGATCGACCGGCGCGACGCGATTCAGCCGGCGTTCGACGCACTCCTCGGCGTCGTCGACCAGGTTCTCCCGATTACGGCGGAGACGTTGCACAGCGCGCGCGACATCGTGCTCGGGTCTCCGGCGCTCTCGGCCCGTGACGCGCTGCATGCCGCGGTGATGCGACAACACGAAATACAGGAGATCCTCTCGTTCGACCGCGGCTTCGACGATGTTCCCGGAATCCGCCGCCTCGGCGTCTGA
- a CDS encoding antitoxin, producing the protein MSIRLQVVMDEAEVGEYRRLAGRDGLTLSEWVRQKLRRAERSEASGSVDRKLAAIRAAARHDFPTADIDRMLREIESGYRG; encoded by the coding sequence ATGAGTATCCGCTTGCAGGTGGTCATGGACGAAGCGGAAGTCGGCGAGTACCGCCGCCTCGCGGGGCGCGACGGGCTTACCCTGTCGGAATGGGTTCGCCAGAAGCTGCGCCGCGCCGAACGTAGTGAAGCGTCGGGTAGCGTCGACCGCAAGCTTGCGGCGATCCGCGCGGCCGCGCGCCACGATTTCCCAACCGCGGACATCGATCGGATGCTGCGTGAGATCGAGTCGGGCTACCGCGGATGA